One window of Canis lupus baileyi chromosome 21, mCanLup2.hap1, whole genome shotgun sequence genomic DNA carries:
- the BANF1 gene encoding barrier-to-autointegration factor isoform X1 yields the protein MPRSGEWNFLQGLRSLRPDRLPERRDHIRQLGFPRGNPQAVPRKGAAEVGSASLYGSTRLEVPRGVFLKAALQTTRKRKWKKVLIKLIKMTTSQKHRDFVAEPMGEKPVGSLAGIGEVLGKKLEERGFDKAYVVLGQFLVLKKDEDLFREWLKDTCGANAKQSRDCFGCLREWCDAFL from the exons ATGCCGCGCAGCGGGGAATGGAATTTTCTCCAAGGCCTCAGGTCCCTGAGACCGGACAGGCTGCCCGAGAGGCGAGACCACATAAGGCAGCTGGGCTTCCCGCGAGGCAACCCGCAAGCGGTGCCTAGGAAGGGCGCCGCTGAGGTCGGCAGCGCTTCTCTCTATGGCTCTACGCGGCTAGAAGTGCCCAGAGGAGTTTTTTTAAAAGCGGCTCTACAGACGACCCGGAAGCGGAAGTGGAAGAAAGTTCTA ATTAAGCTGATCAAGATGACAACCTCCCAAAAGCACCGAGACTTCGTGGCGGAGCCCATGGGGGAAAAGccagtggggagcctggctgggatTGGTGAAGTCTTGGGCAAGAAGCTGGAGGAAAGGGGCTTTGACAAG GCCTATGTGGTCCTTGGCCAGTTTCTGGTGCTAAAGAAAGATGAAGATCTCTTCCGGGAATGGCTGAAGGACACATGTGGTGCCAATGCTAAGCAGTCCCGGGACTGCTTCGGGTGCCTTCGAGAGTGGTGCGATGCCTTCTTGTGA
- the BANF1 gene encoding barrier-to-autointegration factor isoform X2 — MTTSQKHRDFVAEPMGEKPVGSLAGIGEVLGKKLEERGFDKAYVVLGQFLVLKKDEDLFREWLKDTCGANAKQSRDCFGCLREWCDAFL; from the exons ATGACAACCTCCCAAAAGCACCGAGACTTCGTGGCGGAGCCCATGGGGGAAAAGccagtggggagcctggctgggatTGGTGAAGTCTTGGGCAAGAAGCTGGAGGAAAGGGGCTTTGACAAG GCCTATGTGGTCCTTGGCCAGTTTCTGGTGCTAAAGAAAGATGAAGATCTCTTCCGGGAATGGCTGAAGGACACATGTGGTGCCAATGCTAAGCAGTCCCGGGACTGCTTCGGGTGCCTTCGAGAGTGGTGCGATGCCTTCTTGTGA